In Thermodesulforhabdus norvegica, a single window of DNA contains:
- a CDS encoding sensor histidine kinase, with product MKEKNKLTVRFIVVITFSFLTLCAWTSLFFYLSLKQLNQTIAKPVTLLYGTTLFLGGCQLIAVSSLLFREFLLRFFEEKERMRWFHEMFLYLLSHKVGNFLLAQKLNASILEKNFSPEAVMRIKQGLSRIEADFRQILALIETFSRDYIRQKPFNPAELVDSVLGELGRMGTDSGLRVRKSYYLSRIRANMLETRIMLLLLLENAFKYAGRKVSIRVGSYKKKPYVAVVNDLGSEKSPGTGMGLIFSERLASQMKVKFRYGIFRGKFSVLFMWP from the coding sequence ATGAAAGAAAAAAATAAATTAACCGTTAGATTTATTGTTGTGATTACCTTCTCTTTCCTGACTCTTTGTGCCTGGACTTCTTTGTTTTTTTACCTGTCGCTGAAACAATTGAATCAGACCATAGCAAAACCGGTGACCCTCCTTTACGGAACCACTCTATTTCTCGGTGGATGTCAGCTCATTGCCGTATCTTCCCTTTTATTCAGAGAGTTTCTGCTGAGGTTTTTTGAAGAAAAGGAAAGAATGAGGTGGTTTCATGAAATGTTCCTCTATCTGCTGTCTCATAAGGTGGGCAATTTTCTTCTGGCCCAGAAGCTTAACGCATCAATACTCGAAAAAAACTTCAGCCCTGAGGCCGTAATGCGGATCAAGCAGGGATTGTCGAGAATTGAAGCAGATTTTCGCCAGATTCTTGCACTGATAGAAACCTTTAGCCGGGACTACATTCGGCAAAAGCCTTTTAACCCGGCAGAACTCGTGGATTCCGTTTTAGGTGAACTGGGGCGCATGGGAACGGATTCGGGCCTGCGCGTCAGAAAGAGCTATTACCTTTCCAGGATCAGAGCCAACATGCTGGAAACCCGCATAATGCTTTTGCTGTTGCTGGAAAATGCCTTTAAGTATGCAGGTAGAAAGGTCAGCATCAGAGTGGGTTCTTATAAAAAAAAGCCTTATGTTGCGGTGGTTAACGATCTCGGGTCCGAAAAGTCACCGGGAACGGGAATGGGGTTAATCTTCAGCGAAAGACTGGCCTCTCAGATGAAGGTAAAGTTCCGCTACGGTATCTTTCGGGGAAAGTTTTCCGTCCTCTTTATGTGGCCTTAA
- a CDS encoding response regulator — MIPKILLVEDDDILGESLVDYLTINGFEVLWINRGFDRVPQLAGEVDLLILDLILPETSGEAILRKVRELDTSVPILILTTKDFLESKRFCFQ, encoded by the coding sequence GTGATTCCAAAGATTCTGCTGGTAGAAGACGACGACATTCTGGGCGAAAGCCTCGTTGATTATTTGACCATAAACGGCTTTGAAGTCCTCTGGATCAACAGGGGCTTCGACCGGGTTCCCCAACTCGCAGGAGAAGTGGATCTCTTGATACTGGATTTAATTCTGCCCGAAACTTCCGGGGAAGCTATTTTGCGAAAAGTTCGGGAATTGGACACATCGGTCCCCATACTCATACTGACTACAAAGGATTTCCTGGAATCCAAACGCTTTTGCTTTCAGTAG
- a CDS encoding winged helix-turn-helix domain-containing protein has protein sequence MEELILRIKALLRRVNRESESAEDKRFIAVGDCLIDLNRRVFIRGDEEIPVSRRMWDLIAYLARNRGRVVEKRELLEKVWYDAYVTEDVIRAYIKELRKILPPNSIETFKGRGYRLK, from the coding sequence ATGGAAGAGCTCATACTCAGGATTAAAGCGCTCCTGCGGAGGGTAAATCGAGAATCGGAGTCCGCTGAAGATAAGCGGTTTATTGCCGTCGGGGATTGTCTGATAGACCTGAATAGACGGGTTTTTATCAGAGGGGACGAGGAAATTCCCGTAAGCAGGCGTATGTGGGACCTTATTGCCTATCTCGCCAGAAACAGAGGCAGAGTGGTCGAAAAGCGTGAGCTTCTGGAAAAGGTCTGGTACGATGCTTACGTTACCGAGGACGTGATAAGGGCGTATATAAAGGAGCTTCGTAAGATTCTCCCTCCCAACAGCATAGAAACCTTTAAAGGGCGTGGATACAGGCTGAAATGA